In one uncultured Methanoregula sp. genomic region, the following are encoded:
- a CDS encoding AAA family ATPase: MKVIGVVGLPASGKGEFSKIAAGMGIPVIVMGDMIRKAVTAAGLEPTDANFGMTANRLRAERGMDAIAQLCIPEIRASNAPLVLVDGIRGDTEVLLFRKHFSGFTLISIDSSFGKRLARIAARARPDDFTSADALRNRDEREIGWGLGKALEQADLSISNEGSLEEFSSAVRTLLVNMERDA, translated from the coding sequence ATGAAGGTGATCGGAGTCGTCGGGCTTCCCGCAAGCGGGAAAGGTGAATTTTCAAAGATAGCGGCCGGCATGGGCATCCCGGTTATTGTCATGGGTGACATGATCCGTAAAGCCGTAACTGCTGCCGGGCTTGAACCTACTGATGCAAATTTCGGGATGACGGCAAACCGGCTCCGGGCCGAACGGGGAATGGATGCCATTGCCCAGCTCTGCATTCCGGAAATCAGGGCCAGTAACGCACCGCTTGTGCTGGTAGACGGGATACGGGGGGATACCGAAGTACTCCTCTTCCGGAAACATTTTTCCGGGTTCACTCTCATCAGCATCGACTCCTCATTCGGGAAACGGCTTGCCCGGATTGCTGCCCGGGCCCGCCCGGATGATTTCACATCTGCTGACGCACTCCGCAACCGGGACGAGCGCGAGATCGGCTGGGGCCTCGGGAAAGCACTGGAGCAGGCCGATCTCTCCATCTCCAATGAAGGAAGCCTGGAAGAGTTCTCATCCGCGGTCAGGACACTGCTGGTGAACATGGAGCGGGACGCATGA
- a CDS encoding sugar phosphate isomerase/epimerase family protein — translation MTIKPYFSSSSKVWDDISWVPGIEDAGYSGWEIVADGNYRLDDPACLSRIREMIASTNLGVTVHAPYGDLNLATLNHPIWEESVHQICTCIEHAAELTDRVTIHPGYMSPVGKLMPEKIWGLQKESLRRIGRCAKDHGVLACLENMIGIKEFLCRFPEELIGMTEGIEGIGMTFDFGHANTVGKVNEFLPYVARANHIHIHDNHGVSDEHLTLGEGTIPWKNVGKAITARYSGVVVIEGRSLPEAKRSLAVFRECFI, via the coding sequence ATGACAATCAAGCCGTATTTCTCCTCTTCGTCAAAAGTCTGGGACGATATCAGCTGGGTACCTGGCATTGAGGATGCCGGGTACTCGGGATGGGAGATTGTCGCAGACGGTAATTACCGGCTCGATGATCCGGCCTGCCTCAGCAGGATCCGCGAGATGATAGCAAGCACGAACCTTGGCGTAACCGTCCATGCCCCGTATGGGGACCTGAACCTTGCAACTCTCAACCACCCGATCTGGGAGGAATCGGTCCACCAGATTTGTACCTGCATCGAGCACGCGGCGGAACTCACGGATCGGGTCACCATCCATCCCGGGTACATGTCCCCGGTGGGAAAACTGATGCCGGAGAAGATCTGGGGCCTCCAGAAGGAATCCCTCCGGAGGATCGGGAGATGCGCAAAGGACCACGGGGTTCTTGCATGTCTTGAGAACATGATCGGTATCAAGGAATTCCTCTGCCGGTTTCCCGAAGAGCTCATCGGCATGACGGAAGGAATCGAAGGTATTGGCATGACGTTTGACTTCGGGCATGCAAACACGGTCGGGAAAGTAAACGAGTTTCTGCCATACGTGGCCAGGGCTAACCACATACATATCCATGACAATCACGGGGTCTCGGACGAGCACCTCACTCTCGGTGAAGGCACTATTCCCTGGAAGAACGTTGGAAAAGCAATAACCGCCCGGTATTCCGGTGTCGTGGTAATCGAAGGCAGGTCCCTCCCTGAGGCAAAGCGGAGTCTTGCCGTATTCCGGGAGTGTTTTATTTGA
- the rnz gene encoding ribonuclease Z, producing MSGETLHVYFLGTAGALPTPTRNPPCIMIRRGSDTILFDCGEGAQQQMMRSRCGFTINAIFVSHWHADHFLGIFGLVQTMSFNGRTEPLTIYGPEWVHEFVSTLRNVARFNLKFPMESVVLGHGSWVRFEGYTVSAFSVNHGLPALGFVLEEDPRPGRFNRERAIELGVPPGPLFGKLQRGETVKAGCGESAAEIRPEQVMGEGRPGRKIVYTGDTRAVHYAIMDIAHDADLLIHDATYDESETARATEFYHATATQAGEAAAALNARTLVLVHTSSRYTDVQAHVSDARKKYTGPILVPNDLDMVEVPFRD from the coding sequence TTGAGCGGCGAGACACTCCATGTTTATTTCCTCGGCACGGCGGGTGCACTACCGACACCTACCCGGAACCCACCCTGTATCATGATCCGGCGAGGTTCCGATACCATCCTCTTCGACTGCGGTGAAGGAGCACAGCAGCAGATGATGAGATCCCGATGCGGGTTCACCATCAATGCTATCTTCGTATCACACTGGCATGCCGACCATTTTCTGGGCATCTTCGGGCTTGTCCAGACTATGTCATTCAACGGGCGCACCGAGCCCCTCACGATCTACGGGCCCGAATGGGTGCACGAGTTTGTATCGACCTTGAGGAATGTTGCCCGGTTCAACCTGAAATTCCCGATGGAATCCGTTGTTCTCGGTCACGGGTCGTGGGTGCGGTTCGAAGGGTACACGGTATCTGCATTCAGCGTGAACCACGGCCTGCCTGCGCTGGGTTTCGTACTGGAGGAGGACCCCCGTCCCGGAAGGTTCAACCGGGAACGGGCCATTGAACTGGGCGTGCCCCCGGGCCCGCTCTTCGGCAAACTCCAGAGAGGAGAAACGGTGAAAGCAGGATGCGGGGAATCTGCAGCCGAGATCCGGCCCGAACAGGTAATGGGGGAGGGCAGGCCGGGCAGGAAGATTGTCTATACCGGGGACACCCGTGCGGTCCATTACGCGATCATGGACATAGCCCATGACGCCGATCTCCTCATCCACGATGCAACGTATGATGAATCGGAGACAGCCCGGGCCACGGAGTTCTATCACGCGACAGCAACACAGGCCGGCGAGGCGGCAGCTGCCCTGAATGCCCGGACCCTTGTCCTCGTTCATACGAGTTCGCGTTACACGGATGTCCAGGCACATGTCAGCGACGCAAGAAAAAAGTATACCGGGCCGATCCTTGTGCCAAATGATCTGGATATGGTAGAAGTCCCGTTCCGGGACTGA
- a CDS encoding OB-fold nucleic acid binding domain-containing protein, whose product MQNTKTDDVLVYRLGAGCDLADIEEGNTYQGKVQGFATFGMFVQINDRIKGLVHKSNMKEEHKEKDSVLVRVRQVRPNGNIDLEEVQHQVYQVQNVERKSTTVRISDLPGKVGRTVAVEGEIAQVKQTSGPTIFTIVDDTGSQNAAAFVEAGVRAYPQAELGDIVRIIGEVMMRNNQLQIEVDALTVLGDEEAVAVQARIEKALDARAEPENIPLLVKSEVLENLRPEMRKVAKLIRKAIFTSQPIILRHHADADGICSAVAIEQAVVSLIRESGGDFDAEYFLFKRAPSKAPFYEIEDITRDLDFSLKDNVRYGQKIPLVILTDNGSTEEDEPSYKIASVYDIPFIVVDHHHPDATIDKYLKAHVNPYHVGGDFGITAGMLGTEVARLINPKVEPLIRHLPAVAGVGDRSEAPERALFLALVRDQYTEDDCKDIALALDYEQFWLRFNDGREIVKDILNISGNTERHKKLVRLLVDGANTMIEDQMSASMPHVVPRVLKNEANLFLLDVEIHAHKFTFPPPGKTSGEVHDRLCKQNAGKPVVTIGFGPDFAVLRSRGVLMNIPRMVRELRNEIPGGGISGGGHLVVGSIKFVEGMRDVVLEALIEKIADAQIQR is encoded by the coding sequence ATGCAAAATACCAAAACTGATGATGTTCTCGTGTACCGGCTTGGCGCCGGGTGCGATCTCGCTGATATCGAAGAAGGGAATACATACCAAGGGAAAGTCCAGGGATTCGCAACCTTTGGTATGTTCGTCCAGATAAACGACCGGATCAAGGGACTGGTCCACAAGAGCAATATGAAAGAGGAACACAAGGAGAAGGACTCGGTCCTTGTCCGGGTCCGACAGGTCCGCCCGAACGGCAATATCGACCTCGAGGAAGTTCAGCACCAGGTGTACCAGGTCCAGAACGTGGAGCGTAAATCCACAACGGTACGGATCTCCGATCTTCCGGGAAAAGTGGGAAGAACCGTTGCTGTTGAAGGAGAGATCGCCCAGGTCAAGCAGACGAGCGGCCCCACCATCTTCACCATCGTTGACGACACCGGATCCCAGAACGCGGCTGCCTTTGTCGAGGCAGGAGTCCGGGCATACCCGCAGGCCGAGCTCGGAGACATTGTCCGCATCATCGGTGAAGTGATGATGCGCAACAACCAGCTCCAGATTGAAGTCGATGCACTCACAGTCCTTGGTGATGAAGAAGCTGTGGCGGTGCAGGCACGGATCGAGAAAGCACTGGATGCCCGGGCAGAACCCGAGAATATACCGCTACTTGTTAAAAGCGAAGTCCTGGAAAACCTTCGTCCCGAGATGCGGAAAGTAGCAAAACTCATACGGAAAGCGATCTTCACATCCCAGCCGATTATCTTAAGACATCATGCCGATGCGGATGGTATCTGCTCGGCAGTTGCAATCGAGCAGGCCGTCGTCTCCCTCATCCGCGAGAGCGGTGGAGACTTCGATGCAGAATATTTCCTCTTCAAGCGGGCACCCTCAAAAGCCCCGTTCTACGAGATTGAGGATATCACCCGCGATCTCGACTTCTCCTTGAAGGACAATGTGCGGTACGGCCAGAAGATTCCGCTCGTTATCCTCACGGACAACGGTTCCACCGAAGAAGACGAGCCGTCCTACAAGATTGCAAGTGTGTACGACATCCCGTTCATTGTCGTTGACCACCACCACCCGGATGCCACTATCGACAAGTACCTCAAGGCACATGTGAACCCTTACCACGTTGGAGGGGATTTCGGTATCACGGCCGGGATGCTCGGGACCGAGGTTGCCCGGCTCATCAACCCGAAGGTTGAACCCCTGATCCGGCACCTCCCGGCAGTTGCCGGTGTCGGGGACCGGAGCGAAGCTCCCGAGCGGGCGCTCTTCCTTGCACTCGTCCGCGATCAGTATACGGAAGACGACTGCAAAGATATCGCCCTTGCCCTCGACTACGAGCAGTTCTGGCTCCGGTTCAACGATGGCAGGGAGATCGTCAAGGATATACTCAACATTTCCGGAAACACCGAACGCCATAAAAAACTCGTTCGTCTCCTTGTCGACGGGGCCAATACGATGATTGAGGACCAGATGAGCGCCTCTATGCCCCACGTAGTCCCACGGGTGCTCAAAAACGAGGCCAACCTCTTCCTGCTCGATGTGGAGATCCATGCCCACAAGTTCACCTTCCCGCCCCCGGGTAAGACAAGCGGGGAAGTGCATGACCGGCTCTGCAAACAGAATGCCGGAAAACCGGTGGTCACCATCGGCTTTGGCCCGGACTTTGCCGTGCTCCGTTCACGGGGCGTGCTGATGAATATCCCGCGGATGGTACGGGAACTCAGGAATGAGATCCCAGGCGGCGGCATCAGCGGCGGCGGGCACCTTGTCGTCGGAAGCATAAAATTCGTGGAAGGCATGCGCGATGTTGTGCTCGAAGCGCTCATTGAGAAGATCGCCGACGCACAAATCCAGAGATAA
- a CDS encoding protein-glutamate O-methyltransferase CheR, producing the protein MDDFELLKRFIEQTLKIQCGNYKEDYIKRRLLSRMRSTNTTTYGDYLHYLKANTPELEVLRKALTINVTEFFRDNDVYEALKKEVLPDIFKSRKRVRLWCAGCSTGEEPYSIAMIMHELMAQDKEITCQIYATDIDKIVLAKAQEGIYNAKAMVKLTETQTHRHFTKMPDGNYQVKPHLKELIRFRPHDLMGGTPIARWLDLITCRNVTIYFTEKQKDDLARLFHGALVSDGYYIMGKTEYLGRQVENLFAAKNSSLKIFVKKD; encoded by the coding sequence ATGGACGATTTTGAGCTTCTCAAACGGTTTATTGAACAGACGTTAAAGATCCAGTGCGGGAATTACAAGGAGGATTACATCAAGCGGCGCCTTCTCTCCCGAATGCGCTCGACCAATACCACGACATACGGCGACTATCTCCATTACCTCAAGGCAAATACGCCGGAGCTCGAAGTACTCCGGAAAGCCCTCACCATCAATGTCACGGAGTTCTTCCGCGACAATGACGTGTACGAGGCGCTAAAAAAAGAGGTCCTGCCCGACATCTTCAAGTCAAGAAAACGGGTGCGTCTCTGGTGTGCCGGGTGCTCGACCGGGGAAGAGCCTTATTCCATTGCAATGATCATGCATGAGCTGATGGCGCAGGATAAGGAGATCACCTGCCAGATCTATGCCACGGACATCGATAAGATTGTGCTTGCAAAAGCGCAGGAAGGAATTTACAATGCGAAAGCGATGGTCAAGCTCACGGAGACCCAGACCCATCGTCATTTCACCAAGATGCCCGACGGCAATTACCAGGTGAAACCGCACCTCAAGGAACTGATCCGGTTCCGCCCCCACGATCTTATGGGAGGGACACCCATAGCCCGGTGGCTTGACCTGATCACCTGCCGCAATGTGACGATCTACTTCACGGAAAAACAGAAAGATGACCTTGCCCGCCTGTTCCATGGCGCACTTGTCTCGGACGGCTATTATATCATGGGGAAGACCGAGTATCTCGGTCGTCAGGTTGAAAACCTGTTCGCTGCCAAGAACTCATCCCTCAAGATCTTTGTCAAGAAAGATTAA